The following proteins are encoded in a genomic region of Triticum dicoccoides isolate Atlit2015 ecotype Zavitan chromosome 1B, WEW_v2.0, whole genome shotgun sequence:
- the LOC119318465 gene encoding probable glutathione S-transferase DHAR1, cytosolic, with protein sequence MAGSRPPRAAASGETSSFLPLINIGTPKNRRRSTALALSGLLLLVLIGLPAAPAVAANMTEVCVKAAVGHPDTLGDCPFSQRVLLTLEEKKVPYQMKLIDVSNKPDWFLKINPEGKVPVYNGGDGKWIADSDVITQVIEEKYPTPSLVTPPEYASVGSKIFSTFVTFLKSKDASDGSEKALVDELQALEEHLKAHGPYINGANISAVDLSLAPKLYHLQVALEHFKGWKVPETLTSVHAYTEALFSRESFVKTKATKENLIAGWAPKVNP encoded by the exons ATGGCAGGGTCACGCCCCCCACGCGCCGCTGCCTCCGGCGAGACCTCCTCTTTCCTCCCCCTCATAAATATTGGTACGCCCAAGAATCGCCGCAGATCGACCGCGCTCGCCCTCTCTGGTTTGCTACTGCTGGTGCTCATCGGACTCccggccgcccccgccgtcgccgccaacaTGACCGAGGTCTGCGTCAAGGCCGCCGTCGGCCACCCCGACACGCTCGGCGACT GTCCCTTCTCCCAGAGGGTGCTGCTCACGCTGGAGGAGAAGAAGGTGCCCTACCAGATGAAGCTCATCGACGTCAGCAACAAGCCCGACTG GTTCCTGAAGATCAATCCGGAGGGCAAGGTGCCTGTGTATAACGGTGGTGATGGCAAATGGATTGCTGATTCTGATGTGATCACTCAAGTCATTGAGGAGAAGTACCCAACTCCATCACTTGTGACCCCTCCTGAGTATGCATCAGT GGGATCAAAGATCTTCTCCACCTTCGTCACGTTCTTGAAGAGCAAGGATGCCAGCGATGGTTCGGAGAAGGCACTTGTTGACGAGCTGCAGGCACTCGAAGAGCACCTGAAGGCCCAT GGACCCTACATCAACGGGGCGAACATCTCCGCCGTCGATCTCAGCCTGGCTCCGAAGCTCTACCACCTCCAGGTCGCCCTGGAGCACTTCAAGGGCTGGAAGGTCCCTGAAACCCTGACCAGCGTCCATGCCTACACCGAG GCTCTCTTCAGCCGCGAGTCGTTCGTCAAGACCAAGGCGACCAAGGAGAACCTGATCGCCGGGTGGGCGCCGAAAGTGAACCCGTAA